A window of Oncorhynchus nerka isolate Pitt River linkage group LG4, Oner_Uvic_2.0, whole genome shotgun sequence contains these coding sequences:
- the LOC115126301 gene encoding tetratricopeptide repeat protein 28-like isoform X2, with protein MMKWQPRKKAYFRQGVALQYLGRHADALAAFASGLAQDPKSLQLLVGMVEAAMKSPLRDSLEPTYHQLQRMKLDKSPFVVVCVIGQELLTAGYHGASVVVLEAGLKIGTCSLKLRGSVFSALSSAYWSLGNAEKSTGYMQQDLEVAKTLGDQSGECRAHGNLGSAYFSKVNYREALTNHRHQLVLAMKLKDREAASAALSSLGHVYTAIADYPNALASHKQCVLLARQTQCPLSEARQLGNMGAVYTALGDFTNAMQCHQQHLDIAKTLGNGPEEARAYSNLGSAHHSQRDFDKAVSYHTLVLQLAQELEDRTIQMRAYAGLGHAARCMQDLERAGQYHQQQLDIAEELQDRAAQGRASSNLGIIHQMKGEYDAALKLHKAHLCLVQELGDYAAQGRAYGNMGNAYNALRMYDQAVRYHRQELHISLEVNDRPSQASTHGNLAVAYQALGAHDQALQHYLHHLTIARELRDTQSTARALGNLGNFHCCRGEYAPAVPYYQQYLTLSPQLQDLEGEGKVCHNLAYTHYCLGQYREAVRYYEQDLALAKDLGDKLSQAKAYCNLGLAYKALGEYSKAEDCQRYLLSLAQALNNSQAVFRALGNLGDVCVCRGDVAGAVRFYQQQLTLAQEVKEHKMEADAYSALGSAHRLLRQYDLALSFHQQELSARTALDDQRGQCGALGRLAAVHMALTDYPTAFQCYQAQLTLTQGLRDACVEAQVQGNMGIAKMNMGVLEEAIGYFEQQLAMLEQLSGAECVLDRGRAYGNLADCYDSLGDFEEAIKYCEMFLTVAQSLNHIQDQERAYRGLGNAHRSLGSLQQALVCFEKRLVVAHELGGSGGGEGGSGGRKAQAQAYGELGDLHSQLGNYEQALSCLEHQLNIASTAGDRALEGEASGALGGVYQLMGENETALQWHQRALEIAEETGSVRSQGRAYGNLGLTYEELGNYERAVACQEQHLSVAAQNNDLTAKTLAYGSLGRTHHALQNYTQAVMYLQEGLRLAEQCGRREEEARIRHRLGLSLWASNNLEEAQNQLYRASALFESIRHEAQLSSDYRLTLFDLQTSSYQALQRILVSLGHYDEALAVAERGRTRAFADLLVERQQGHQPLTSDPYTPTPDPYSPVTVEHILNTVNSQKSLVLYFSLAAGYLYSWLLAPGTGIVKFHEVYLGEGGAELQASEIQGGGVSGCQTLEQHITAAREALGVDDYYSSGETESEAGDLLEQQFEERLSSASDPTGYLRMVSRNNLFNRDSRSSSCLVSSTVSPVSETPSLPCRPPPSPLGKPPLRALHHLLIAPMEGVLMPSSGAVGRHRQLVLVLEGELYLVPFALLKGSSSNEYLYERFNLLAVPSLGSLGPVAKSYPRRGAPFLYNGGGSMTAVVGAPRLPSRVMERWLWGPLPSAHDEALRLGELLGCQPLTGTQATKDRVIAAMGQAECVHFATHVSWKLAALVLSPSQDPGMDSGTRPKESAPCGGSLSSETGDVGARTEQQEDGSEDGGSVCDAESVCDSPPLQEFLLTAADILDLRLPIKLVVLGSYQECVSRVTADGVVGLTRAFLAAGVQCVCVSLWPVPMAASKVFTHTFYTALLNGTKASAALTEAMKILQSSTHFSHPSNWAGFMLIGCDVKLNSPSSLIGQALAEILQYPERARDSLRVLLHLVEKSLQRIQSGQSNAMYTLQQSVENKVGGVPGWQALLSAVGFRLDCPGTGSGLPAAVFFPTADPGDRLQLCSTTLQSLLGLPHSAFQALSKLVIAAETGEQLINKLHQVLVQQQTCDKEQEFSLAPIQVSISVQLWRLPGCHEFLAALGFDLCEAGQEEVLLKTGKQACRRTMHFALQSLLALFDSTELPRRLSLDSSSSLESLSSSQCASVPLNLPQPPFSPPLGGPDSLSCDAISLYSLSSLASSLSFLSRPEPAGSDGISQRSRQQELERHRGGVSHRHTGDVSRNRLTNHRGVGRGTEGEDKYEGFSIISSEPLGGGGRECDTLPFPGGHRHIRGAGRGGAAGRGYPVSISSKGSVSTPTSPLKVLPPPLAIPPSPNTHVKSQGSQSLSEGQVVSTEAVLSESDQSSTETDSTVKSQEDKPPFTPLDPQELATRILEETQSHMQALESLQRGRTGRAGNGGGEKGLRGQECTPSSTLAPLTPTGGGLGFRSSESSAFSRPSSRASLQARASPLSLSSPLSPISTPLLSTRPKPPSRCSSLQKISSGYNSPALSSLSSSLSFSHPHPSPSRTPDPHIHAQLRLKYPSSPYTPHISHSPNSISISPSSGHPSPAGSLLSLAASPALSLAPSPALSLAPSPALSYSSTGSTASRSSLAETSALHRLKQAGLVDERVQAIHNLKTFWSNATQRQEVPGPGRVFRDGGKKMSTVQKDVLGLLHLSPRHGSNNKNQDAEGPQSPINPLNGHRMLGSKPPVAPPPQTATDSSRGGSPGAPPHPVRLPSGNGFKFPSPGKFFPSSKC; from the exons ACTCTCTAGAACCCACCTACCATCAGCTGCAGAGGATGAAGCTGGACAAGAGTCCATTCGTGGTGGTGTGTGTGATTGGTCAGGAGCTGCTGACCGCTGGTTACCATGGCGCCTCAGTGGTGGTCCTGGAGGCGGGGCTAAAGATCGGCACATGCTCTCTGAAG CTCCGAGGTTCAGTGTTCTCTGCTCTTAGCTCAGCCTACTGGTCGCTAGGCAACGCAGAGAAGAGCACAGGATACATGCAGCAAGACCTGGAGGTGGCCAAGACgctag GTGACCAATCAGGCGAGTGCCGAGCTCACGGGAACCTAGGCTCTGCCTACTTCTCCAAGGTCAACTACAGGGAGGCTTTGACCAATCACAGACATCAGCTGGTCCTCGCCATGAAACTCAAGgacagagag gCTGCGTCCGCTGCGCTGAGCAGCCTTGGCCATGTGTACACAGCGATCGCGGACTATCCCAACGCCCTGGCCAGCCATAAGCAGTGTGTGCTGTTGGCACGGCAGACCCAGTGCCCGCTGTCAGAGGCTCGCCAGCTGGGCAATATGGGCGCTGTCTACACCGCACTGGGAGACTTCACCAACGCTATGCAGTGTCACCAGCAACACCTGGATATAGCTAAG ACCCTGGGTAATGGTCCTGAGGAGGCGCGGGCGTACAGTAACCTGGGCAGTGCCCACCACAGCCAGAGAGACTTTGACAAGGCTGTGTCCTACCACACCCTGGTGCTGCAGCTGGCTCAGGAGCTGGAGGACAGGACTATACAGATGAGGGCTTACGCCGGCCTGGGACATGCTGCTCGCTGCATGCAG GACTTGGAGAGGGCAGGCCAGTACCACCAGCAGCAGCTGGACATAGCGGAGGAGCTGCAGGACAGAGCTGCACAGGGACGAGCTTCATCCAACCTGG gtataATCCATCAGATGAAGGGGGAGTACGATGCAGCGTTGAAGCTCCACAAGGCCCACCTGTGTTTGGTCCAGGAGCTGGGGGACTATGCTGCTCAGGGCAGGGCCTATGGGAACATGGGAAATGCCTACAACGCTCTGAGGATGTATGACCAAGCTGTACGCTACCACCGGCAGGAACTGCACATATCACTCGAG GTGAATGACCGTCCCTCCCAGGCCTCTACCCATGGTAACCTGGCTGTAGCTTATCAGGCGCTGGGCGCTCACGACCAGGCTCTCCAGCACTACCTGCACCACCTGACCATCGCACGCGAGCTACGAGACACGCAGAGCACGGCCAGGGCACTAG gtaaccTGGGCAACTTCCACTGCTGTAGAGGGGAGTATGCCCCGGCGGTTCCGTACTACCAGCAGTACCTGACCCTGTCACCTCAGCTACAGGACCTGGAGGGAGAGGGCAAGGTCTGCCACAACCTGgcctacacacactactgcttgGGACAGTACAGGGAGGCCGTCAG GTATTATGAGCAGGACCTGGCCCTGGCTAAAGACCTGGGTGATAAGTTGTCCCAGGCTAAAGCCTACTGTAACCTGGGTCTGGCCTACAAAGCCCTGGGGGAATATAGCAAGGCTGAGGACTGTCAGAGATACCTGCTGTCCCTGGCTCAGGCTCTGAACAACAGTCAG gcagTGTTCCGTGCCCTGGGAAAcctgggggatgtgtgtgtgtgtaggggtgacGTGGCCGGGGCGGTGAGGTTCTACCAGCAGCAGCTCACCCTGGCTCAGGAGGTCAAAGAACACAAGATGGAGGCTGACGCCTACTCAGCGCTAGGCTCTGCCCACAG ACTCCTCCGTCAGTACGACCTGGCCCTGTCCTTCCACCAGCAGGAGCTGTCTGCCCGCACTGCTCTAGACGACCAGCGGGGGCAGTGTGGTGCTCTGGGCCGCCTGGCAGCCGTCCACATGGCCCTGACAGACTACCCCACAGCCTTCCAGTGTTACCAGGCCCAGCTCACCCTGACACAGGGCCTCAGAGATGCCTGCGTGGAGGCACAGGTCCAGGGCAACATGGGCATCGCCAAGATGAACATGGGCGTCCTGGAGGAGGCCATTGGGTATTTTGAGCAGCAGTTGGCCATGCTGGAGCAGCTGAGTGGGGCTGAGTGTGTGCTGGATAGAGGCAGGGCCTACGGGAACCTAGCAGACTGTTATGACTCTCTGGGAGACTTTGAGGAAGCTATAAAGTACTGTGAGATGTTTCTGACTGTGGCTCAGAGTCTCAACCATATTCAGGACCAGGAGAGAGCCTACAGGGGACTGGGTAACGCACACAg aTCTCTAGGTAGTCTCCAGCAGGCGTTGGTGTGTTTTGAGAAGCGTCTGGTGGTGGCCCATGAGCTGGGCGGAtcgggaggtggagagggaggaagtggaggaagGAAGGCCCAGGCCCAGGCATATGGGGAGCTGGGAGACCTACACAGCCAGCTGGGGAATTATGAACAAGCCCTATCCTGCCTGGAGCATCAACTCAACATCGCCTCCACCGCAGGG GACCGGGCACTAGAGGGCGAAGCGAGCGGGGCGTTGGGTGGAGTGTACCAGCTGATGGGAGAGAATGAGACAGCTCTACAG tgGCACCAGAGGGCATTAGAGATTGCGGAGGAAACAGGAAGTGTGAGGAGTCAGGGGAGGGCCTACGGGAACCTGGGATTGACTTATGAGGAGCTGGGAAACTACGAAAGGGCTGTGGCCTGTCAG GAGCAGCACCTGAGTGTGGCAGCGCAGAATAATGACCTCACAGCCAAGACACTGGCGTATGGCAGCCTGGGGAGGACACACCATGCGCTACAGAACTACACACAGGCTGTCATGTACCTGcaggaag gTCTGCGTTTAGCAGAGCagtgtgggaggagagaggaggaggctagGATCCGTCATCGTCTGGGCCTGTCACTGTGGGCCAGCAACAACCTGGAGGAGGCCCAGAACCAG ctgtaccgAGCTTCTGCCTTGTTTGAGTCGATTCGACATGAAGCCCAACTCAGCTCAGACTACAGGCTGACTCTGTTTGACCTGCAGACATCATCATACCAGGCTCTCCAGAGGATCCTCGTCAGCCTGG GTCATTATGACGAGGCCCTAGCCGTGGCAGAGCGGGGTCGGACCCGGGCGTTCGCCGACCTCCTGGTGGAGCGACAGCAGGGTCAccaacccctgacctctgacccttatACCCCGACCCCTGACCCTTACTCCCCGGTAACCGTAGAACACATCCTGAATACGGTCAACAGTCAAAAGTCACTGGTGCTGTACTTCTCTCTGGCCGCAGGGTACCTCTACAGCTGGCTACTGGCACCAGGCACAG GCATAGTGAAGTTCCATGAGGTGTACCTGGGTGAGGGAGGAGCCGAGCTGCAGGCTTCAGAGATCCAGGGGGGAGGAGTTAGTGGCTGCCAGACTCTGGAGCAGCACATCACTGCAGCTAGAGAGGCTCTGGGAGTTGACGACTACTACAGcag CGGTGAGACAGAGAGCGAAGCGGGTGATCTGTTGGAACAGCAGTTTGAGGAACGGCTGAGCTCAGCCAGTGACCCGACAGGCTACCTACGCATGGTTTCCAGGAACAACCTCTTCAACAG GGATAGTAGGAGTTCTTCCTGTCTGGTCAGTTCTACAGTGTCTCCAGTGAGCGAGACCCCCTCTCTACCCTGTAGACCCCCACCCAGCCCCCTCGGCAAACCCCCCCTACGAGCACTTCACCACCTGCTCATTGCACCTATGGAGggg GTGCTGATGCCCAGTAGTGGTGCAGTGGGCAGACATAGACAGCTGGTGTTGGTGTTAGAGGGAGAGCTGTACCTGGTTCCCTTCGCTCTGCTCAAAGGTAGCTCTTCTAATGAGTACCTGTATGAGAGGTTCAACCTTCTAGCTGTCCCATCTTTAGGGAGCCTGGGGCCTGTAGCTAAG TCCTACCCTCGTCGCGGGGCTCCCTTCCTCTACAACGGTGGGGGTTCCATGACTGCAGTAGTAGGGGCTCCACGCCTGCCCTCCAGGGTGATGGAGCGTTGGCTGTGGGGTCCGCTGCCCTCAGCCCACGATGAGGCCCTCCGCCTGGGGGAACTGCTGGGCTGCCAGCCCCTCACTGGAACACAGGCCACCAAG GACCGTGTGATAGCAGCCATGGGCCAGGCAGAGTGTGTTCACTTTGCTACTCATGTCTCCTGGAAGCTGGCGGCCCTGGTTCTCTCCCCCAGCCAGGATCCAGGGATGGACTCTGGAACACGGCCCAAGGAGAGTGCACCGTGTGGGGGATCGCTTTCAAGCGAGACTGGGGATGTGGGAGCAAGGACTGAGCAACAGGAGGATGGGAGCGAGGACGGAGGAAGTGTGTGTGATGCAGAGAGTGTCTGTGACAGTCCACCACTTCAGGAGTTTCTGCTCACTGCGGCAGACATACTGGACCTGAGACTGCCTATCAAACTGGTGGTGCTGGg GTCGTACCAGGAGTGTGTTAGCAGGGTGACAGCTGATGGGGTGGTGGGTCTGACCCGTGCCTTCCTTGCAGcgggggtgcagtgtgtgtgtgtgtcactgtggcCCGTTCCCATGGCAGCCTCCAAGGTgttcacacacaccttctacacgGCGCTGCTGAATGGGACCAAGGCCAGTGCAGCTCTCACTGAGGCCATGAAGATTCTACAGAGCAGCACACACTTctcacacccttctaactgggcgg GCTTCATGCTGATTGGCTGTGATGTGAAGCTGAACAGCCCCTCGTCTCTGATTGGACAGGCTCTGGCAGAGATCCTCCAATACCCTGAGAGGGCTAGAGACTCCCTGAGAGTACTTTTGCACCTG gttgAGAAGTCTCTCCAGCGTATACAGAGTGGTCAGAGTAATGCTATGTACACCTTGCAGCAGAGTGTGGAGAacaag GTTGGTGGCGTACCGGGATGGCAGGCCCTGCTGTCAGCCGTGGGGTTCCGGTTAGATTGTCCCGGTACCGGCAGTGGTCTCCCCGCTGCTGTCTTCTTCCCTACGGCCGACCCTGGAGACCGGCTGCAGCTCTGCAGCACCACTCTGCAGTCACTACTAG GTCTGCCTCATTCAGCATTCCAGGCCCTCTCTAAACTGGTCATTGCTGCTGAGACTGGAGAACAGCTAATCAACAAG cTCCACCAGGTATTGGTTCAGCAACAGACATGTGACAAGGAGCAGGAGTTCTCATTGGCTCCCATCCAGGTATCCATTAGTGTCCAGCTGTGGAGACTTCCTGGTTGTCATGAGTTCCTGGCTGCGCTGG GTTTTGACCTGTGTGAGGCAGGACAGGAGGAGGTGCTATTGAAGACTGGTAAACAGGCTTGCAGACGGACAATGCACTTTGCTCTGCAGTCTCTACTGGCACTGTTTG ACTCCACAGAGCTCCCCAGACGCCTCAGCCTGGACAGCTCTTCATCTCtagagtctctctcctcctcccagtgtGCCTCCGTCCCCCTTAacctcccccagcctcccttCTCGCCCCCGCTTGGTGGCCCAGACAGTCTCTCATGCGACGCCATCTCCCTCTACAGCCTCAGctccctcgcctcctctctcAGCTTCCTGTCCCGCCCTGAACCCGCAGGAAGTGATGGCATCAGCCAGCGTTCGCGGCAGCAGGAACTGGAGCGGCACCGCGGAGGAGTCTCTCACCGACACACAGGAGATGTGTCGAGAAACAGATTAACGAATCACAGAGGAGtaggcagagggacagagggggaggatAAGTATGAAGGATTCTCTATCATCAGCAGTGAGCCtctgggaggaggggggagggagtgtGACACCTTACCCTTCCCTGggggacacagacacattagaggagcagggaggggaggggcggcagggaggGGGTACCCCGTCTCGATCTCCTCCAAGGGGAGTGTCAGCACTCCCACCTCACCGCTCAAAGTCCTCCCCCCGCCCCTGGCCATACCCCCCAGCCCTAACACACACGTTAAGTCCCAGGG atCTCAGAGCTTGTCTGAAGGTCAGGTGGTCAGTACAGAGGCAGTCCTCTCGGAGTCTGACCAGTccagtacagagacagacagcaccgtCAAGTCCCAGGAAGACAAGCCACCCTTCACCCCTCTGGACCCCCAGGAGCTGGCCACCAGGATCCTGGAAGAGACCCAGAGCCACATGCAGGCTTTGGAGAGCCtccagagggggaggacaggaagGGCAGGCaatgggggaggggagaaggggctAAGAGGACAAGAATGTACACCCTCCTCCACCTTAGCCCCCCTGACCCCCACTGGAGGTGGTTTGGGCTTCCGTTCGTCTGAATCCAGTGCTTTCAGCAGACCCAGTAGTAGAGCCAGCCTACAGGCCCGGgcttcacctctctccctctccagccctctctcacccatctccacccctctcctctccaccaggcCCAAACCCCCCTCTCGTTGCTCGTCCTTACAGAAGATCAGCTCCGGCTACAACAGCCCGgccctatcctccctctcttcctccctctctttctctcacccccaCCCCTCACCCTCCAGAACCCCAGACCCCCACATCCATGCGCAGCTCAGACTTAAATACCCCAGCTCCCCTTACACCCCGCACATCTCACACTCCCCCAATAGCATCTCCATCTCCCCCAGCTCAGGCCACCCTTCTCCAGCCGGCAGCCTCCTGTCCCTGGCCGcctccccagccctctccctggccccctccccagccctctccctggccccct